The stretch of DNA CACCTACTAACTTTAAATAAATTTTTTATATCCTTTAAATATAATTTTAAAGAAAATAATTTCTATTAATGCTATAAATGCTATTACAACAACTACATTTATTTCAAAAAATATAGATGCAGAAGCTAAAAATGTATATAAAGATCCCCCCATAATAATAACTTCTCCTACCCATCTTGAAAAAGCTTTTTTATCTTTTATATCTTCATAATTTATATCACCTGAAAAAATCCCAAAGGTTTCTATCATAGTTTTTACTATCGACTCTTTTTTATTAAACCAAAAGAAAGCACCAAATAAAAATTCACAAAACCCGTAAACTAATAGTATATATTTAAATACCATAATTCCCCCTCCTTAAAGTGACACTTCTATGACTATCTTCCACAACACTTCTTGTATTTTTTATTACTTCCACATGGACAAGGATCATTTCTACCTATTTTTTCTTCATTTACTATAGTCTTTTTATTATTTTCTATTTCTTTTTCTGTATGTCCTTTTAAAGCCCATCTTTTAATTGATTTTGCAAGCTTTGTAAGTTCAGCTGTAAATATATTTTTCTCTTCATCAGATTCTATTTCATAAGCTTCTAAAAAAGTTTCTATAGCCTCTTCTAAAGCTACTTCATTTTTTATAGCTATTGAAAAACTATCTATTTCTTCTTTAAGAATTTTTTTATCTATAACAAATAATTGTCCCATTACCTTCTCAAGCTTTTCACCTTGTTTACATTCTTCTATAAAGTCTGGTCTTGAAGCTTTAATAAGAGTCTTTTTATCTATTTTAATATAATTGATTTCTTTATTATCCTCTTGCTCTTTTAATATAGCTAAAGGTTCTTCTACATCTATATGATAAGCTAAATCTCCCTCTATTTGATAGTCGAATCCTAACTCTTCTCCATTTATAATAAGAGTATTTATATCCATATCATCAATTGAAAAATCTATATAACTTTGAACTAATTCTTTAAACTTATCAAAAGTTAAAACACCATAAAAATAAACCATTCCTGAAAATAGTTTAATAATTTCTGTATTATTTTTAGCTCTTTCCTTTAAGTTATCAGTTAACTTATCTTTTAATATTTTATATACTTCTTCAGGTAAAATTATATTTAGTTTTTTATCAATCATACCTGTAAACATTAATCCTCTATTTCTAAAATAGTTTGCATCTATAAGTTCACTACATTTATAATTTTTTATTCCTTTTAGTCTTATTAGTTCTTCAATATATTCTACTCCATCTTCATCTAGAAGGTTTAATACTGAATCTATGTTGTTTACAATTCCTTCTTTAACTTTTAAAACTGCATCTGCTTTTTTTAATGAAGTAATTCCTCTTACATTATATTTTGATGCTACCTTTACAAGTTCTTCCTTTGTCATTCTATCTAAATGGTATTCTAAAGATGAATTTTCATCCATAGCCTTCCATATTTTTTCTGCTTTTCTAATATCAGCTTTTAAAATATCTTCTTGAATTTTATTTATATCATTATTCAAAATCGTCACCTCTTATTATTCTTGTTACTAAACATTAATTCATTTGTAAAACTCACATATCATTATATATGTTAAATTACATAATAACCAGTTTAAATTTGCCATTCTCTATAGTAATATTACATTTCCCACCTTTAGATAAATCTCCAAAAAGAATTTCATCTATTAACAATGGTTTTAAACTTGAATTTATTATTCTTAGTATTTCTCTTGCTCCAAATTCTCGTGATATTCCTTTTTCTGATAAATAACTTATACACTCATCATTAAAGCTCATTATTACATTTTTATTTAGTAATTTTTCTTTAAACTTATTTATTTCTTTTTTAATTATGTTTATTGCCATTTCTTCATTTATATAATTAAATGTAACTATTTTATCTAGCCTATTTCTAAACTCTGGTGTGAAGACTTTTTTAACCTCTTCATCTATAGCGTCAAAGTTTATTTCTCTTCTTCCAAAACCAACTAAGGATTTTCCTATATCCTTTGCCCCTGCATTAGAGGTCATAATTATAATTACATTTCTAAAGTCAGCTTTTCTTCCTTTATTATCTGTAAGGGTTGCATAATCCATAACTTGTAATAAAACATTTAATATGTCACTATGTGCTTTTTCAATTTCATCAAGTAAAAGTACACAATTAGGGTTTTTTCTTATGGAATCTGTAAGCATTCCACCTTCTTCATAGCCAACATATCCTGGTGGTGTTCCTATTAATTTTGAAGCTGAATGCTTTTCTGTATATTCACTCATATCAAATCTTACTAAATCAATACCAAGCGTTTTTGCTAATGTTTTTGCAATTTCAGTTTTACCAACGCCTGTAGGTCCTACAAATAACATAGATGCAATTGGCTTATTATCATCATTTAATCCTGCCCTTGACATCTTTATACATCTTGAAACCTCATCTATTGCTAAATCTTGCCCAAATACATTCTCTTTTAACCTTTTCTCTAAGTTTCTTAAAGAATTAATTTCAGTACTTTCTACTGTTTGTTTTGGTATATGACAAACTTTAGATATAATTTCTTCTATAACTTTTTCATCTATTATATTAGTTGAATTGTTTTTATTATTCATAGAAACATATGCACCAGCTTCATCTATTATATCTATAGCTTTATCTGGTAAAAATCTATCATTTATATATTTATTACTTAAATTTACGGCTATTTCTATAGCTTTATCTGTATATTTTACATTATGATATTCTTCAAAATTTTTCTTAAGACCTTCTATAATTTTAATAGTTTCAGAAATAGAAGTTTCTTTTACCTCTATAGTTTGAAATCTCCTAACTAATGCTTTATCTTTTTCAAAATGCTTTTTATATTCATCATAAGTTGTTGATCCTATAAATTTTATTTTTCCTTCTAATAAGTAACCTTTAAGTAATGATGCTCCATCTAAGGCTCCACCATTTAAAGCCCCAGCCCCTACTATATTATGAATTTCATCTATATATACAATAGGATTTTCATGTTCTTTTATAGCATCAAATAATTTTTTTACTCTCTCCTCAAAATCACCTCTATATTTAGTACCCGCTAGTATAGATCCTATGTCTACAGAAAATATCTCTGTATTTTCTAATTTACTTGGTGCATTTCCCTCAGAAATAAGCCTTGCAAGTCCTAAAATTATAGCAGTTTTTCCCACTCCAGGTTCTCCTACATGAATAGGATTATTTTTAGTTCTTCTACAAAGAATTTGTATAGTTCGCTCTATTATATCTTCTCTGCCTATAAATGGGTCTTGCTTTTCTTCTTTTACTAGATTAGTTAAATTCACTGCATATTTTTCTATTATATCTTGATTTTTACTTTTAGTCGTTTTATTGTTTTCTTTTTGTATATCTTCTAAATATTCATCCTCTTCCTCTCTATGACATAAGTTAAATAATAAATCGCCCTTAGATATACCTTGCTTTTCTAAAAAATATACAGCATAGCTATTTTCTAAATCATATAATGCCGCTATTATATGTTCTAAATCTATTATTTGACTTTCACTAAAAGTAGCTTGCTTCCCTGCTATGAAAATCAAGTCTTTAACCCCAATGCTTTCTTCTGGTTCCACTCCCTCTATTTTATCTACATAATTCTCTATATAATTTTTTAAGTCCTTTTTTATTTCATCTATATTTCCATTACATTCTATTAAAGCTTTACTAAAAATTTCCTCATCTAAAGCAGCATATAATAAATGCTCAGGAGTTACATACTCATTTTTATTATCTTTTGCAAAATTAAAAGCCCTAATTAAAATATCATTTACTATTTGTGATATATACATATTATTCTTCCTCCACAGTCAATTTAAATGGAAAACCTTCTTCTCTAGCCAAATTCATTGCTTTAGAAACTTTAGAGAAAGCTATGTCATAAGGGTAAATACCAGCTACTCCATTTCCCTTTTTATGAACATCTAACATAATCTTATTAGCTTCTTTAATATCTTTATTAAATATATCCATAAGTATAGCTATTACAAACTCCATAGTTGTAAAATCATCATTATGCATAACTACTCTAAAATTTTTAGGTTCTTTTATTTTTACTTTGTTTTTTTCTTTTATTCCTATATTAGTTTCCAAATTTGTCCCTCCACCATGTCTTATTAATATTAAAGTATACTCTAATCTTATTATTTTTCGCAAGTTATTCTATATTAAATAAAAATATGGGGCTGTCGCACTAAATAATAGTGCACAGCTCCTTTTTGATGCAAAAAAAAATAAATCCCAAACTCAATAGTTTAGGATTTATGGTAAAATGTTTTTTATGCAACTAAAAAATATTTTACAACAAAATTATACTGTAAATCGAAAGTTTTATCAATTAAAACTTCCTTTTGATATAGATTGCATAATTCCAGAAAATGATTCGGTGAGATTACTAAGTCAGTTTGTAGAGGAGACGGATTTAACTGACCTATATTCTACTTATTCTAAAATAAGAGAAAATCAAGTATCGCCAACGAACATGTTAAAGATTGTGCTTTATGGATATATGAATGGTTTCTATTCTTCACGAGATATAGAAACAGCATGTCTTAGAGATATAAATTTTATGTTTTTACTCGAAGGGGCATCTGCTCCGGATCACTCAACATTTGCAAGATTTAGAAGTTTACATTTTGCTCCATGTGCTGAAAAGATATTGGCTGAAATGTCTAATTTTCTTTATGAGATTGGAGAAATATCAGGCAGATCAATATTTATTGATGGTACTAAAATAGAAGCTTATGCAAATAAATATACATTCATTTGGAAAAAAGCTGTGACAAAAAACATGGCTAAATTATTAACAAAAATAGCCGACCTTGTAAAAGAATGCGAAGAACTTTATGGTATTAAATTGATTTATAAAAATAAAGTTCAAATGAGGCACGTAAAAAAGCTAAAGAAAAGGCTTTATGAATTAAAGAAAATTGAAACTATTGAATTCGTCCACGGATGTGGTAAAAGAAAATCACCACTTCAAAAATCTATAGAGAAGCTTGAAGAGTATCTTTCAAAATTCAAAGAATATAACCAAAAAGTATACACCTGCGGAGAAAGAAATAGTTATTCAAAAACAGATAATGACGCTACTTTTATGAGAATGAAAGAAGATGCTATGAAAAATGGTCAACTTAAACCTGCTTATAATGTACAACACGGTGTTGATGCAGAATATATTTCGTGGCTTACTGTGGGACCACAGCCAACAGATACTACTACATTAATACCCTTTTTAAAAAGTATGGAATGGCATCTAAATTTTAAATATTCAAAAATAGTTGCTGATGCTGGCTATGAAAGTGAAGAGAATTACTCATTTATTGAGGATAATAATCAAATAGCATTTATTAAACCTTCTAATTATGAAATATCAAAGACAAGAAAGTATAAGAATGATATTGGCAGAATAGAAAATATGGATTATGACGCTGAGAATGATTTATTTATTTGCCAGAATGGTAAGACTCTAAAAGTCAATGGTATAAAGTTCAAGAAATCTAAAACAGGATATGAAAGTGAAAAAACAATTTATTCATGTGAGGACTGTAGTAATTGTAGCTTTAAGAGTAAATGTATTAAAGGAAATAATTCTAAAATTCCATTGGGGGAAAGAACTAAGAAACTTGAAACTTCAAAAAAGTTTAATCGTCAAAGAAAAGAAGATTTAGAAAGAATTATTACTGATGAAGGCATCTTACTTAGAATGAATAGAAGTATTCAAGCAGAAGGCTCTTTTGCACAAGTAAAACATGATATGAATTTCAGAAGATTTATGTGTCGTGGTCAAAAGAATGTTTTAGCAGAAAGCATCCTAATTGCTATGGCTCATAATGTTAATAAATTACATAACAAAATACAATCTAACCGAACTGGTAAGCATTTATTTGAGCTAAAAGAAGCTTTATAGTTAAATTTTTTAAGTCTTTTTTATTAGCTTTATTAAAGTGCGTCTATTTTTAAATAGAGTTTATTTATATTATAAAATGTGTAATAAATTTTATAAAAATATAGAAAAGGAGCTATCGCTAGCGGATTTTTTTACCCGCTATGCGACAGCCCCATATGAAAATACTATTATTACTTTTTAAAATGTCTTTCTACAATAAGGACAAATATTATTTACTGAATTAATAAATGGCATAACGCCACTAAATCCTGGTCCTGGCATTACGTTAATTGAAGTAAACATAGATTCAAAAAAAGATAGCTCTGTTTGATTTTTTATTGTGTTTTCATCTATTACATTACCACAATGAGGACATACTCTTTCCATTATATTATGACACCACCTTAATTAATTTAAAATAAAACTTTTAGATTCCATAATATAATTAGTATCTCCATTTTAAACTTACTTATCCAAATAATAAAAATAAGTTCACTTAGTATTAGCTAAATAAACTTATTTTATTATTTATTTTTAATTTCCTTTATAACCTTACAAGGGTTCCCTACTGCTATAACTCCTGATCTTATATCCTTAGTTACTACACTTCCTGAACCTATTGTAGTATTGGCACCTATTTTAACTCCTGGATTAATAGTAACTCCGCCACCAATCCATACATTATCTCCAATTTCAATTGGATATGCATATTCAAATCCTTTTACTCTTAGTTCTGTATCTATTGGATGTCCTACCGTAAATATATTTACATTCGGTCCTATTAAAACATTCTTACCTATTTTAACTTCTGCACAATCTAAAATTGTACAATTATAATTAGCATAAGAATTTTCTCCCCAGTGTATATTATAACCATAATCACATCTAAATGGCGGTTCTATAAAAAATCCTTTTTCTATTGAACCAAAAAGCTCTTTTAAAAGTTCATTTCTTTCTTCTACTGCCTTTGGTTCTAATGAATTATACTTAAATATAATTTCCTTGGCATATTGCCTTTCATTAAACAATTCCTCATCAAAAGGAAGATATAGTTCTCCTTTTATCATCTTTTCCTTTTCTGTCATTTCTATTCCTCCATCCCTTTTAAACCATATTTAATGTTGAGTATTTTTATTATCCTTTATAGGTGCTTCTGATACATATTTTCTAAATGATTCTGATTTACTAGCATAATTTGGATCCATCTTTAGCAACTGATCTTTAAAATAAGCTTCATAAATTGCTTTTGTTGGGTATGATGAATAACTACCTCTACCACCATCATATAAAACAGTAAAGGTTGCAATTTGTGGATCATCTACTGGTGCAAAACTAGCATAAGTTGCATAAGGGTCTCTCCCTATATAATCATAAGCTTCATCTGTATTTAAGAAATCGGCTGTACCTGTTTTACCTGCGGTAGGTATTGGGAAATTACCAAATTGTTGAACTACAAATGAACTTGGATCAGCATGATTAACTCTGTACATACCATCTTTTACTACTTTTAGGTTATTAGGATCTATATTAAATTTTTCTACTACTTCTGTATTAAACTCTTGAATAACCTCTCCTGTAGGTGCAGTTATTTTATCTACTAATCTTAGTTTGTATCTTGTTCCACCATTTGCTAATGTAGCTACATAATTCGCAAGTTGAAGTGGTGTAAATCTACTTATCCCTTGCCCAATTGCAGCATTTACTATTTCTGCTGGTGATGTAATCGCACTTGCTTGGTCAAAGATTGTAAATTGAGCAATAGCTGCAGCTATTATTCTAGTTTCTCTATCAAGGTCTACTTTTTTATTATTACTTTTCTCATAGTTTGCTACATTACTCTTATATTTTTCTGATGAATTCATAACAGCTTTTATTTCTTTTTCAATATTTTCAGCAAAAGCATCTGCATCCAATGAATGTTCTTTTGTTCCTACTGTTTCTAAGCTACTTATTACTTTATCTTTTAAAGCTTGTTTTGCTATCTTTAGCTCGTCTGTATCATCATCTGATTTTCTAATATCAAGGGGTATAAAGTTATATCCTCCATAAACACCTTTTTCTAAGAAATCAACTAATGAGAACATAGCTGAATTTACTGCACCATCTTTAAAAGATTCAAAATTATATACTTGCCCAAAATTTTCTTCTATTTCTATTCCTGTTTCTGGCTTCATATTACTATTAGCATCTAAACCGAGTCCAAATTTATAAGCATACTTAGCTATTGTATTAAGAGCCTCTACTTTTGAACCATATT from Clostridium chauvoei encodes:
- a CDS encoding SEC-C metal-binding domain-containing protein: MNNDINKIQEDILKADIRKAEKIWKAMDENSSLEYHLDRMTKEELVKVASKYNVRGITSLKKADAVLKVKEGIVNNIDSVLNLLDEDGVEYIEELIRLKGIKNYKCSELIDANYFRNRGLMFTGMIDKKLNIILPEEVYKILKDKLTDNLKERAKNNTEIIKLFSGMVYFYGVLTFDKFKELVQSYIDFSIDDMDINTLIINGEELGFDYQIEGDLAYHIDVEEPLAILKEQEDNKEINYIKIDKKTLIKASRPDFIEECKQGEKLEKVMGQLFVIDKKILKEEIDSFSIAIKNEVALEEAIETFLEAYEIESDEEKNIFTAELTKLAKSIKRWALKGHTEKEIENNKKTIVNEEKIGRNDPCPCGSNKKYKKCCGR
- the clpA gene encoding ATP-dependent Clp protease ATP-binding subunit ClpA, which produces MYISQIVNDILIRAFNFAKDNKNEYVTPEHLLYAALDEEIFSKALIECNGNIDEIKKDLKNYIENYVDKIEGVEPEESIGVKDLIFIAGKQATFSESQIIDLEHIIAALYDLENSYAVYFLEKQGISKGDLLFNLCHREEEDEYLEDIQKENNKTTKSKNQDIIEKYAVNLTNLVKEEKQDPFIGREDIIERTIQILCRRTKNNPIHVGEPGVGKTAIILGLARLISEGNAPSKLENTEIFSVDIGSILAGTKYRGDFEERVKKLFDAIKEHENPIVYIDEIHNIVGAGALNGGALDGASLLKGYLLEGKIKFIGSTTYDEYKKHFEKDKALVRRFQTIEVKETSISETIKIIEGLKKNFEEYHNVKYTDKAIEIAVNLSNKYINDRFLPDKAIDIIDEAGAYVSMNNKNNSTNIIDEKVIEEIISKVCHIPKQTVESTEINSLRNLEKRLKENVFGQDLAIDEVSRCIKMSRAGLNDDNKPIASMLFVGPTGVGKTEIAKTLAKTLGIDLVRFDMSEYTEKHSASKLIGTPPGYVGYEEGGMLTDSIRKNPNCVLLLDEIEKAHSDILNVLLQVMDYATLTDNKGRKADFRNVIIIMTSNAGAKDIGKSLVGFGRREINFDAIDEEVKKVFTPEFRNRLDKIVTFNYINEEMAINIIKKEINKFKEKLLNKNVIMSFNDECISYLSEKGISREFGAREILRIINSSLKPLLIDEILFGDLSKGGKCNITIENGKFKLVIM
- a CDS encoding ATP-dependent Clp protease adaptor ClpS, producing the protein METNIGIKEKNKVKIKEPKNFRVVMHNDDFTTMEFVIAILMDIFNKDIKEANKIMLDVHKKGNGVAGIYPYDIAFSKVSKAMNLAREEGFPFKLTVEEE
- a CDS encoding IS1182 family transposase, which gives rise to MQLKNILQQNYTVNRKFYQLKLPFDIDCIIPENDSVRLLSQFVEETDLTDLYSTYSKIRENQVSPTNMLKIVLYGYMNGFYSSRDIETACLRDINFMFLLEGASAPDHSTFARFRSLHFAPCAEKILAEMSNFLYEIGEISGRSIFIDGTKIEAYANKYTFIWKKAVTKNMAKLLTKIADLVKECEELYGIKLIYKNKVQMRHVKKLKKRLYELKKIETIEFVHGCGKRKSPLQKSIEKLEEYLSKFKEYNQKVYTCGERNSYSKTDNDATFMRMKEDAMKNGQLKPAYNVQHGVDAEYISWLTVGPQPTDTTTLIPFLKSMEWHLNFKYSKIVADAGYESEENYSFIEDNNQIAFIKPSNYEISKTRKYKNDIGRIENMDYDAENDLFICQNGKTLKVNGIKFKKSKTGYESEKTIYSCEDCSNCSFKSKCIKGNNSKIPLGERTKKLETSKKFNRQRKEDLERIITDEGILLRMNRSIQAEGSFAQVKHDMNFRRFMCRGQKNVLAESILIAMAHNVNKLHNKIQSNRTGKHLFELKEAL
- a CDS encoding sugar O-acetyltransferase: MTEKEKMIKGELYLPFDEELFNERQYAKEIIFKYNSLEPKAVEERNELLKELFGSIEKGFFIEPPFRCDYGYNIHWGENSYANYNCTILDCAEVKIGKNVLIGPNVNIFTVGHPIDTELRVKGFEYAYPIEIGDNVWIGGGVTINPGVKIGANTTIGSGSVVTKDIRSGVIAVGNPCKVIKEIKNK